From Bacillus sp. Bos-x628, the proteins below share one genomic window:
- a CDS encoding CDP-glycerol glycerophosphotransferase family protein, with the protein MINLNNLEEYILSFKAEIVEDKIVCEIAKDYFPLDESEYSIIFSFILNKDIIEINLINSLTETFVDKIKNNLITINSCEKELSTCYFSVKKKSNINLVISDVHSFRNSTELIFDFKDNPLLTYNNAVKEIYLENNFTKERLTIEPSKLICKEKKVKLKISLSNTITYEGPWSMGLILKDDEKNDFTFSLNSYDEYYSEFTSVEGEPRVYRLYRNQFGHLQIDPFNYTGELLKNTVNNVLLKDNKMEIHFTSVFNTMFTQKDSVISVVFRSRHNYSQKVFPVINNGYNTYKVELNIMECNKMFDDGIWDIFLIYNINDCTVEFPISSNQEFINSLVTLPETIYNNKEIKCARFYLTKDNRLALLIKKDFYIADLHTISIDEGKMLIKGWIDLNTSKVILKQMTLLDENNQNIKTNYKSKINNNCYHFSIEIDCNDVKAEIEYQKEYSLLATLKLGEELLVYPVSFNHGEKEKYKSHIYPTFNVNEQYAIHPEFNLDNSFELTLTHTIKPYCYSIKKTAKRIELIVHISSNDILFNRTQLILINNKKEIELAIDNNDVIKNSIVFQIDKSTFSMDKIKDEQWELFIRTTTKEGENFLSRLAPKDGREQLFPSTFKSGSIKVKKKKHLAVFRTRDNNLNIEVRDIKAYESYLEKIKFYGAKLVSKFIKHLKVKPIWFIGENLAEVAQDNGIAFFKYLYHNKNEQSFYYISVKDNKNGDVLEKYNKNVIQYDSFKHYVYYHLSEFLIVSHGIRDVVPTFVHNKMSRNEKPVIYLQHGITAMKKLKFNRKSYNGMIKKFIVCSESEKDIFVKQMGFSPEQVCVTGFSRFDTLEDMSSLKKQKEIVIMPTWREWIDDAEFATSPFYLNYAELLKSEELKKVITENNIKLKFFMHIELQRKFNEYFHGFDKYIEIINVGDQTVKSILSESSLLITDYSSVIFDFHYLDKPVMFYQFDLEDYLKYRGSYVNMRTDLLGPTATTSEDLIALIKEYIKREFKAEQRYKIKSKKYYRYFDRNNSERIYKEILSVKEEQKGTEN; encoded by the coding sequence TTGATAAATCTAAATAACTTAGAAGAATATATCTTATCTTTTAAAGCTGAAATTGTAGAAGATAAAATCGTTTGTGAAATTGCAAAAGATTATTTTCCTTTAGATGAGTCCGAATATTCTATCATTTTCTCATTCATATTAAATAAAGATATTATAGAAATAAATTTAATAAATAGTTTAACAGAAACTTTTGTAGACAAAATAAAAAATAATCTGATTACTATTAACTCTTGTGAAAAAGAATTATCAACATGTTATTTCAGTGTTAAGAAAAAAAGTAACATTAACTTAGTAATCAGCGATGTTCATTCATTTAGAAATTCGACAGAATTAATTTTTGATTTTAAAGACAATCCTCTATTGACATATAATAATGCGGTAAAAGAAATATATTTGGAAAATAATTTTACGAAAGAAAGGTTAACAATAGAGCCCTCTAAACTTATTTGTAAAGAAAAAAAGGTAAAGCTGAAAATAAGCTTATCTAATACTATAACTTATGAAGGACCTTGGAGTATGGGTCTAATTTTAAAAGATGATGAAAAAAATGATTTTACTTTCTCACTTAACTCCTATGATGAATATTATTCTGAATTCACTAGTGTAGAAGGGGAACCAAGGGTGTACAGACTATATAGAAATCAGTTTGGACACCTCCAAATAGATCCGTTTAATTATACTGGAGAGTTATTAAAAAATACTGTGAATAATGTTTTATTAAAAGATAATAAAATGGAAATTCATTTCACTTCTGTATTTAATACTATGTTTACCCAGAAAGACAGTGTGATTTCTGTAGTATTCCGAAGTAGACATAATTATAGCCAAAAGGTATTTCCTGTAATTAATAATGGTTATAATACTTATAAAGTAGAATTAAACATTATGGAATGCAACAAAATGTTTGATGATGGTATTTGGGATATATTTCTGATTTATAATATTAATGACTGTACTGTAGAGTTTCCCATTAGTTCAAATCAAGAATTTATAAATAGTCTTGTAACCTTACCTGAAACAATATATAACAATAAAGAGATTAAATGCGCAAGGTTTTACTTAACAAAAGATAATAGACTAGCTTTGTTAATAAAAAAAGACTTCTATATTGCGGATTTACATACAATTAGTATAGATGAAGGTAAAATGCTAATTAAAGGTTGGATTGATTTAAATACATCCAAAGTTATATTGAAACAAATGACCCTTTTAGATGAAAATAATCAAAACATAAAGACTAATTATAAAAGTAAAATTAATAACAATTGTTATCATTTTTCAATCGAAATTGATTGTAATGATGTTAAAGCAGAAATTGAATATCAAAAGGAATATAGTTTGTTAGCTACCCTTAAGTTAGGTGAAGAACTTTTAGTTTATCCTGTTTCGTTTAACCATGGAGAAAAGGAAAAATATAAATCACACATTTATCCAACCTTTAATGTAAACGAACAATATGCAATTCATCCAGAGTTTAATTTAGATAACTCTTTTGAATTAACTTTAACTCATACAATAAAACCTTATTGTTATTCTATTAAAAAGACGGCTAAGAGAATTGAATTGATTGTTCATATAAGTAGTAACGACATACTATTTAATCGAACTCAATTAATCTTAATAAATAATAAAAAAGAAATAGAGTTAGCTATAGACAATAATGATGTTATAAAAAACTCCATAGTTTTTCAAATTGATAAATCAACTTTTAGTATGGATAAAATTAAAGATGAGCAGTGGGAGTTATTTATTCGTACTACTACGAAAGAAGGTGAAAATTTTTTATCTAGGTTAGCTCCTAAAGATGGAAGAGAGCAGTTGTTTCCTTCAACATTCAAATCTGGTTCGATTAAAGTGAAAAAGAAAAAACATTTAGCTGTATTTAGAACTAGAGATAATAATTTGAATATAGAAGTAAGAGATATCAAAGCTTATGAGAGTTATTTAGAAAAAATAAAGTTTTATGGTGCAAAGTTAGTTTCTAAATTCATCAAACATTTAAAGGTTAAGCCAATATGGTTCATTGGGGAAAATCTAGCCGAAGTTGCTCAAGATAATGGTATTGCTTTTTTTAAATACTTGTATCACAACAAAAATGAACAGAGCTTTTATTATATAAGTGTAAAAGATAATAAAAATGGTGATGTGCTAGAGAAATATAATAAAAACGTCATTCAATACGATAGTTTTAAACATTACGTTTACTATCACTTAAGCGAGTTCTTAATAGTAAGTCATGGAATAAGAGATGTCGTACCGACATTTGTCCATAATAAAATGTCCAGAAATGAAAAACCGGTAATTTACCTTCAACATGGAATTACTGCAATGAAAAAATTAAAATTTAATCGCAAATCTTACAATGGAATGATAAAGAAATTTATTGTTTGTTCTGAATCTGAAAAAGATATCTTTGTTAAGCAAATGGGTTTTTCACCAGAACAAGTTTGTGTAACTGGATTTTCAAGATTTGATACATTAGAAGATATGAGTAGTCTGAAAAAGCAAAAGGAAATTGTTATTATGCCTACTTGGAGAGAATGGATTGACGATGCAGAATTTGCAACATCTCCATTTTACTTAAATTATGCAGAATTATTAAAGAGTGAGGAACTTAAAAAAGTTATAACAGAAAATAACATAAAACTTAAGTTTTTTATGCATATTGAGCTCCAAAGAAAATTTAATGAATATTTTCACGGGTTTGACAAGTATATTGAAATAATTAATGTTGGAGATCAAACTGTAAAAAGTATTCTTAGTGAAAGTTCTTTGCTGATTACTGATTATTCAAGTGTGATATTTGATTTTCATTATTTAGATAAACCTGTTATGTTCTATCAATTTGATTTAGAAGATTATTTAAAGTATAGAGGGTCTTACGTTAATATGAGAACAGATTTATTAGGTCCCACTGCGACTACAAGTGAAGATTTAATTGCTTTGATAAAGGAATATATAAAAAGAGAATTCAAGGCAGAGCAAAGGTATAAAATTAAATCTAAGAAATACTATAGATACTTTGACAGGAACAATTCTGAAAGAATTTATAAAGAAATATTATCTGTCAAAGAAGAACAAAAGGGGACAGAGAATTGA
- a CDS encoding glycosyltransferase family 4 protein — MKITFLVYNIYGMGGTVRTVANTANFLANQGYRVEIISVRKTRTTPMFELDKRIKLKPIFDARRGMLFGKNTPKSKKVIKTVLMKIPSILIDKNEELYHMFNLFVDLKIINAIRKIDEGVFITTIPSFNLLSPIFASKDLIKIGQEHKYYNGYHPRLQKKIKKYYRKLDSLICLTDSEIAVYKEILQGSNTKLFKIENATKMPNFSSDLNEKTIIAAGRYVYEKGFDMLINSFEIVINKHPDWKLKIFGAGEEEETLRNLIFSKKLYNNVFLMPKTNNILEEMSKSSIYALSSRQESFGMVVVEAMSVGVPCVSFACPGPAEIIKNNEDGIVVEKENINAFADALMYLIENEDIKKEMGKLARKNVRRYSFNSLGEKWIAMLNLFNKQDCTQEKSNEKII, encoded by the coding sequence TTGAAAATTACATTTCTTGTATATAACATTTATGGAATGGGCGGAACTGTAAGGACAGTTGCTAATACTGCTAATTTTCTTGCTAATCAAGGATATCGAGTAGAAATAATTAGTGTTCGTAAAACAAGAACAACTCCAATGTTTGAATTAGATAAGAGAATAAAGCTTAAGCCAATTTTTGATGCCAGAAGAGGAATGCTATTTGGGAAAAATACTCCTAAATCTAAGAAAGTGATAAAAACTGTGTTAATGAAAATACCTAGCATTTTAATTGACAAAAATGAAGAGCTATATCATATGTTTAATTTATTTGTTGACCTAAAAATTATAAATGCTATTAGAAAAATAGATGAGGGAGTTTTTATAACTACAATCCCTTCATTTAATTTATTATCTCCGATTTTTGCTTCGAAAGATTTAATTAAAATAGGTCAAGAACATAAATATTATAATGGTTATCATCCAAGGTTGCAGAAAAAAATAAAAAAATACTATAGAAAATTGGATTCTTTAATTTGCTTAACGGATTCAGAAATTGCTGTATATAAAGAAATTCTGCAAGGAAGTAATACTAAACTCTTTAAAATTGAAAATGCTACTAAAATGCCAAATTTTAGTTCAGATTTAAATGAAAAAACAATTATTGCGGCTGGGCGTTATGTTTATGAAAAGGGATTTGATATGTTAATTAATTCCTTTGAAATTGTTATAAATAAACATCCTGATTGGAAATTGAAAATTTTTGGTGCTGGAGAAGAAGAAGAAACATTAAGAAATTTGATATTTTCGAAAAAATTATATAATAATGTTTTTCTCATGCCGAAAACTAATAATATACTAGAGGAGATGAGTAAATCATCTATTTATGCTTTGAGCTCTAGGCAAGAATCGTTTGGTATGGTTGTTGTAGAAGCTATGTCTGTTGGAGTTCCATGTGTTAGTTTTGCTTGTCCTGGTCCTGCGGAAATTATAAAAAATAATGAAGATGGAATTGTAGTTGAAAAAGAAAATATTAATGCTTTTGCAGATGCTTTAATGTATTTAATAGAAAATGAAGACATAAAAAAAGAAATGGGTAAACTCGCAAGAAAAAACGTAAGAAGATATTCCTTTAATTCTTTAGGTGAAAAATGGATTGCGATGTTGAACTTATTTAATAAACAAGATTGTACCCAAGAAAAATCAAATGAGAAAATAATTTAA
- a CDS encoding ABC transporter permease has translation MNAMLTILKEQISSFSLIMRLAVYETKSKYQMNYLGVLWQFLNPLIQMLAYWFVFGMGIRGGQPIVIGGMEVPFIIWMLAGLIPWFFISPTILDGSNSVFKRINMVSKMNFPISALPSVVIMSNLFSYFVMMGVYFIVLISYGIYPDAHWIQYIYYLICMIAFMFSFSLFNSTISVLVRDYQFLLQSVTRLLFFLLPIFWNISEKLTGDNAWIGDILRLNPLFYIIDGFRNSLLKGEWFFHDVKYTLYFWLFTLLLLTVGSLLHMKFRDKFVDFL, from the coding sequence ATGAACGCAATGTTGACGATATTAAAGGAGCAAATCAGCTCATTTTCACTGATTATGCGACTTGCTGTTTATGAAACAAAATCAAAATATCAGATGAATTATTTAGGCGTTTTATGGCAGTTTTTAAATCCATTGATTCAAATGTTGGCTTACTGGTTTGTTTTTGGTATGGGGATTCGTGGAGGTCAGCCAATTGTGATTGGTGGCATGGAGGTTCCATTTATTATATGGATGCTTGCCGGATTGATCCCTTGGTTTTTCATTAGTCCGACAATCCTTGATGGATCAAATAGTGTGTTTAAACGCATTAATATGGTGTCAAAAATGAATTTTCCGATTAGTGCACTGCCATCTGTTGTGATTATGTCCAACTTGTTCAGCTACTTTGTCATGATGGGTGTGTATTTTATTGTGCTGATTTCCTACGGCATATATCCCGATGCACATTGGATACAATATATTTACTATCTCATATGTATGATCGCGTTCATGTTTTCGTTTAGTTTGTTTAATTCCACGATTAGTGTACTCGTGAGAGACTATCAATTTTTATTACAATCAGTGACACGTTTACTTTTCTTTTTACTGCCGATTTTTTGGAATATCTCTGAAAAGCTAACTGGAGACAACGCATGGATCGGTGATATTTTAAGACTCAATCCGTTATTCTACATTATTGATGGTTTCAGAAATAGCTTATTAAAGGGCGAATGGTTCTTCCATGATGTCAAATACACGCTTTATTTTTGGCTGTTTACGCTTCTTCTCTTAACAGTTGGTTCATTGCTTCATATGAAATTTAGGGATAAATTTGTCGATTTTCTTTAA
- the tagH gene encoding teichoic acids export ABC transporter ATP-binding subunit TagH: protein MKLKVSFRNVSKQYVLYKKQSDKIKGLFFPNKNEKGFFAVRDVSFDVYEGETIGFVGINGSGKSTMSNLLAKIIPPTSGEIDMDGQPSLIAIVAGLNNQLSGKDNIRLKCLMMGLTNKEIDELYEKIVEFADIGDFIDQPVKSYSSGMKSRLGFAISAHIDPDILIIDEALSVGDQTFYQKCVDRITEFKEQGKTIFFVSHSISQIQKICDRVAWMHYGELRMFDDTKKVVKEYKEFVDWFNKLSKKEKKEYQLKHKEGRKGVQKAEKVTRYQEDGKRRSFFGPAFQVTVLTILTILLALSMFSDRPLRTLVTFGASSSNKTEVLQSTSPHNQGASDLKKVNRQAIVMADPMTVYKDQAMKKKAAFTLPFGEQVQVVAENKQTVKIRKANQTYFVKPTSLKNEDELKQLSIQQGQFNSYVSPASAASYEYLLSFLGKEESVLLQRMHTLNSVKSDQGENIQRLVTEKTDYVIHQGQADTIVFREIMPVSPSTLGLTEQNVWRNEKQTKFVVKGKNNLFVINNEQHTLTISAIK from the coding sequence ATGAAACTAAAGGTTTCGTTTCGAAACGTATCCAAGCAATACGTGCTATATAAAAAACAGTCAGATAAGATCAAAGGACTGTTTTTTCCTAATAAAAATGAAAAAGGTTTCTTCGCTGTTCGTGATGTGTCCTTTGATGTATATGAAGGTGAGACGATTGGTTTTGTTGGAATCAATGGCTCGGGGAAATCAACGATGTCAAACCTTCTTGCGAAAATTATTCCCCCGACGAGCGGCGAAATTGATATGGATGGGCAGCCTTCGTTAATTGCCATTGTGGCAGGACTGAACAACCAATTGAGCGGCAAAGACAACATTCGATTAAAATGCTTAATGATGGGACTAACGAATAAGGAAATAGACGAGCTTTATGAAAAAATTGTAGAGTTTGCGGATATTGGCGACTTTATCGATCAGCCTGTGAAAAGCTATTCAAGTGGAATGAAATCTCGATTAGGTTTTGCAATTTCAGCACATATTGATCCTGATATCCTCATTATTGATGAAGCGTTGTCAGTTGGAGATCAAACCTTCTATCAAAAATGTGTGGATCGTATCACAGAATTTAAAGAGCAAGGAAAGACGATCTTTTTTGTCAGTCACTCGATCAGTCAAATTCAAAAAATTTGTGACCGGGTCGCTTGGATGCATTATGGTGAGCTGCGTATGTTTGACGATACGAAAAAAGTCGTGAAAGAATACAAAGAGTTTGTTGACTGGTTTAACAAGTTATCCAAGAAAGAAAAAAAGGAATATCAACTGAAACATAAAGAAGGAAGAAAAGGTGTACAAAAGGCAGAAAAGGTCACGCGGTATCAAGAAGACGGGAAGCGCCGTTCATTTTTTGGACCGGCCTTTCAAGTGACAGTTTTAACCATTCTGACCATCTTACTTGCCCTTTCTATGTTTTCGGATCGTCCGCTTCGTACGTTGGTGACATTTGGTGCTAGTTCATCAAATAAAACAGAGGTGCTTCAGTCAACGAGTCCTCACAATCAAGGGGCGTCTGATTTAAAAAAGGTGAACAGACAAGCCATTGTCATGGCTGATCCAATGACTGTTTACAAAGATCAAGCAATGAAAAAGAAAGCAGCATTCACTTTACCTTTTGGTGAACAAGTACAAGTTGTTGCGGAGAACAAGCAAACGGTAAAAATACGGAAAGCTAATCAGACGTACTTTGTGAAACCGACTTCTCTGAAAAATGAAGACGAATTAAAACAACTCTCTATTCAGCAGGGACAGTTTAACTCCTATGTATCACCTGCATCAGCTGCATCTTATGAGTATTTACTTTCTTTCCTTGGGAAAGAAGAATCTGTACTTCTGCAAAGAATGCATACACTGAACTCGGTGAAAAGTGATCAAGGAGAAAACATTCAGCGTTTGGTCACAGAAAAAACGGATTATGTGATTCATCAAGGGCAGGCTGATACCATTGTGTTTCGAGAGATCATGCCAGTATCACCTTCAACACTCGGGCTGACAGAACAGAATGTCTGGAGAAATGAGAAACAAACGAAATTCGTTGTGAAGGGTAAAAATAATCTGTTTGTGATTAATAATGAACAGCATACGTTGACTATTTCAGCGATTAAATAA
- the galU gene encoding UTP--glucose-1-phosphate uridylyltransferase GalU, whose translation MKKVRKAIIPAAGLGTRFLPATKAMPKEMLPIVDKPTIQYIIEEAVESGIEDIIIVTGKGKRAIEDHFDFAPELERTLEEKGKSELLEKVRKSSNIADIHYIRQKEPKGLGHAVWCARNFIGDEPFAVLLGDDIVQAETPGLRQLMNEYDKTLSSVIGVQQVADSDTHRYGIIDPLTQEGRRYQVKNFVEKPPQGTAPSNLAILGRYIFTPEIFMYLDQQEIGAGGEIQLTDAIQKLNDIQRVFAYDFEGKRYDVGEKQGFIETTLEFALQDEDLKKKLIPFMKQLLEKEEVN comes from the coding sequence TTGAAAAAAGTACGTAAAGCGATTATACCCGCTGCAGGTCTTGGGACACGTTTCCTCCCTGCAACAAAGGCCATGCCTAAAGAAATGCTCCCAATCGTTGATAAACCAACTATTCAATATATTATTGAAGAAGCCGTTGAATCAGGAATTGAAGACATTATTATCGTAACTGGCAAAGGAAAAAGAGCCATTGAGGATCATTTTGATTTTGCGCCTGAGCTAGAGCGTACCCTTGAGGAAAAAGGGAAAAGCGAGTTGCTTGAGAAAGTGAGAAAGTCCTCAAACATTGCAGATATTCATTATATTCGTCAAAAAGAACCAAAAGGACTTGGACACGCTGTTTGGTGTGCACGTAATTTTATCGGCGATGAACCATTTGCTGTTTTACTTGGTGATGATATTGTTCAGGCTGAAACACCTGGACTTCGTCAGTTAATGAATGAGTATGACAAAACACTTTCGTCTGTCATTGGCGTGCAACAGGTAGCTGACAGCGATACACATCGTTACGGAATCATTGACCCGCTCACGCAAGAAGGACGACGTTATCAAGTGAAAAATTTTGTTGAAAAGCCGCCGCAAGGAACAGCACCATCGAATCTAGCGATTTTGGGCAGATACATTTTTACACCAGAGATTTTTATGTATCTCGATCAACAAGAGATTGGTGCAGGCGGAGAGATTCAACTGACAGATGCCATTCAAAAACTAAATGACATTCAGCGCGTATTTGCCTATGACTTTGAAGGAAAACGATATGATGTCGGTGAGAAGCAAGGTTTTATTGAAACAACTCTTGAGTTTGCTCTTCAAGATGAAGACTTGAAAAAAAAGCTCATTCCATTTATGAAACAATTGCTTGAAAAAGAAGAAGTGAACTAA
- the wecB gene encoding UDP-N-acetylglucosamine 2-epimerase (non-hydrolyzing) — protein sequence MKTLNVMTVFGTRPEAIKMAPLVLELNKHPQIHSIVTVTAQHREMLDQVLDAFSITPDHDLNIMKQRQTLSEITSNALLKLDQLFQEEKPDIVLVHGDTTTTFAGSLAAFYHQIAVGHVEAGLRTHHKYSPFPEELNRQMTGIIADIHFAPTNEAKQNLLIENKKEETIFVTGNTAIDALQTTVTEQYHHPILEKIGTDKMILLTAHRRENLGQPMKNMFRAIRRVVEEFEDVQVVYPVHLNPAVRDAAQTEFSDLDRVHLIEPLEVVDFHNFAAASHFILTDSGGVQEEAPSLGKPVLVLRDTTERPEGVKAGTLKLAGTDEETIYQLAKELLENPYEYERMSKASNPYGDGQASKRIVEELLHRFGFSEEKPAPFK from the coding sequence TTGAAAACACTAAATGTAATGACTGTATTCGGAACGAGACCTGAAGCAATTAAAATGGCTCCACTTGTCCTTGAACTAAATAAACATCCACAAATACATTCTATTGTGACAGTGACAGCTCAACATAGAGAGATGCTTGATCAAGTGCTTGATGCTTTTTCTATTACACCAGATCATGATTTAAACATTATGAAACAACGCCAAACGTTGTCTGAAATTACATCAAACGCTTTACTTAAGCTAGATCAGTTATTTCAAGAAGAAAAGCCTGATATTGTGCTTGTTCATGGAGATACGACGACAACATTTGCTGGGAGTCTAGCCGCTTTTTATCATCAAATAGCAGTCGGACATGTCGAAGCGGGTTTGAGAACCCATCATAAATATTCGCCATTTCCGGAAGAATTGAATCGCCAGATGACAGGCATCATTGCCGATATTCATTTTGCACCTACGAATGAGGCAAAGCAGAATCTATTAATAGAGAATAAAAAAGAAGAGACGATTTTTGTCACAGGTAATACAGCGATTGATGCCCTGCAAACGACTGTTACAGAACAATATCACCATCCTATTTTAGAGAAAATAGGAACAGATAAAATGATCTTGTTGACGGCTCATCGCAGGGAGAATCTCGGCCAGCCAATGAAAAACATGTTTAGAGCAATTAGGCGTGTTGTAGAAGAGTTCGAAGATGTTCAGGTCGTTTACCCTGTTCATTTAAATCCTGCAGTTCGTGATGCAGCTCAGACAGAATTCAGCGATCTTGACCGCGTGCACTTAATTGAACCGCTTGAAGTTGTTGATTTCCATAACTTTGCTGCTGCCTCTCACTTTATTTTGACCGATTCAGGTGGTGTCCAAGAGGAGGCACCTTCTCTAGGAAAGCCTGTTCTTGTACTGCGTGATACAACAGAACGACCAGAGGGTGTCAAAGCAGGAACGCTCAAGCTTGCGGGTACAGATGAAGAGACCATTTATCAGTTGGCAAAAGAGCTATTAGAAAATCCATATGAATATGAGAGGATGTCTAAGGCATCCAATCCATATGGTGATGGACAAGCGTCGAAACGGATTGTTGAAGAGTTGCTTCATCGTTTTGGATTCAGTGAAGAAAAACCAGCACCATTTAAGTAA
- a CDS encoding LytR family transcriptional regulator has protein sequence MRAERKRKKKKVLWIVLSMIGLFVLATGGYAYHLWHTAASTVAGIQENLKKSDKRDKDVDLSKKDPISILVMGVDERKNDRGRADTLIYMTVNPKKKTTEMVSIPRDTYTKIVGKGTMDKINHSYAFGGTQMAADTVEELLDVPVDYFVKVNMESFKDIVDTLGGITVNSTFAFSYDGHSFGTGEINLNGDEALAYTRMRKEDPKGDFGRQQRQRQVIEGIISKGANISSITKFGDMFKVVENNMKTNMSFDDMWAIMNDYRDARQHVKQHELKGTGTRINNIYYYQLDENSLENVKKELKESLEQ, from the coding sequence ATGAGGGCTGAGAGAAAAAGAAAGAAGAAAAAGGTTCTTTGGATTGTTTTATCAATGATTGGCTTGTTCGTATTAGCAACTGGCGGATATGCATATCATCTTTGGCATACAGCTGCTTCTACAGTCGCAGGCATTCAGGAAAACTTAAAGAAATCAGATAAGCGTGACAAAGATGTCGATTTAAGTAAAAAAGACCCAATTTCCATTTTAGTGATGGGTGTCGATGAACGAAAGAACGACCGTGGTCGTGCAGATACATTAATTTACATGACGGTCAACCCAAAAAAGAAAACAACCGAGATGGTCAGTATCCCCCGCGATACGTATACAAAAATTGTCGGGAAAGGAACAATGGATAAAATCAACCACTCCTATGCTTTTGGCGGCACACAAATGGCAGCAGATACGGTAGAGGAATTGCTTGATGTACCTGTTGATTACTTTGTGAAAGTGAACATGGAAAGCTTTAAAGATATTGTCGATACACTTGGCGGGATCACCGTGAATAGCACGTTTGCATTTAGCTATGACGGACATTCATTCGGGACAGGGGAAATTAATCTAAATGGGGATGAAGCCCTTGCCTATACAAGAATGAGAAAAGAAGATCCAAAAGGGGACTTCGGCCGTCAGCAAAGACAGCGCCAAGTCATTGAAGGAATTATTTCGAAAGGTGCCAACATTTCTTCAATTACAAAATTCGGCGATATGTTCAAAGTCGTCGAAAACAATATGAAAACGAACATGTCCTTTGATGACATGTGGGCTATCATGAATGATTATCGTGATGCAAGACAACATGTCAAACAGCACGAACTAAAAGGAACTGGTACAAGAATCAACAATATTTATTACTATCAGCTTGACGAAAATAGCCTTGAGAATGTGAAGAAGGAATTAAAAGAAAGCTTGGAACAGTAA
- a CDS encoding LytA, producing the protein MKKIVVLPFLILLLGIVLTACGTAEQSSGEDKTSSTAPQLLKEKAEFIGMADTHTVEVKKVNTTLSYEFTDNFKDVLSEFKPGDKVEITYSINDSGQKEIQKIEKQK; encoded by the coding sequence ATGAAGAAAATCGTCGTTTTACCGTTCTTAATACTGCTACTTGGTATCGTGCTAACAGCATGCGGAACGGCTGAGCAATCCTCTGGGGAAGACAAGACAAGCAGTACAGCCCCTCAGTTGTTAAAAGAAAAAGCTGAATTTATTGGAATGGCTGATACACATACAGTCGAAGTGAAAAAAGTGAATACGACATTAAGCTATGAGTTTACGGATAATTTTAAAGATGTTTTAAGTGAATTTAAACCAGGTGACAAAGTAGAGATCACTTACTCTATCAACGATAGTGGACAAAAAGAAATTCAGAAGATTGAAAAACAGAAGTAA